The following are from one region of the Aspergillus chevalieri M1 DNA, chromosome 1, nearly complete sequence genome:
- the nop7 gene encoding mRNA-binding ribosome synthesis protein NOP7 (BUSCO:EOG09261L4M;~COG:J;~EggNog:ENOG410PH1N;~InterPro:IPR001357,IPR010613,IPR036420;~PFAM:PF06732;~go_component: GO:0005730 - nucleolus [Evidence IEA];~go_process: GO:0042254 - ribosome biogenesis [Evidence IEA]), with translation MAKLKKKGTSGQAKNYITRTQAVRKLQISLPDFRRLCIFKGIYPREPRNKKKASKTSTPNTTFYYTKDIQYLLHEPLLAKFRDQKSLAKKIARSLGRGEVSDASRLEKNHAPKLTLDHVIKERYPTFIDALRDLDDALSLLFLFANLPSSAHVPPKTIALCQRLTHEFQHYLIATNSLRKSFLSIKGIYYQATIQGQDIMWLVPYRFVQRVNGDVDYRIMATFVEFYTTLLGFVNYRLYSSIGLRYPPKFDTRSDENGAELAAFTLEGRSVGNVPKAIEGNSTKTNALTNKEVSTEVQSKVDKVIHDAGLDQTKDEKTVETTTEESNDAIDKFEPAAPEADTLDQPDLSGADAGSLFSPFTFYISREAPKAPLEFILRAFGCTRVGWDAVSGDGAFTHDETDPRITHQVVDRPPLPEGALPAVPAAKEGAVPQVKPGTRIPGRTYVQPQWIWDSINEGRLLRPDLYAPGATLPPHLSPWVKPSRGGYDPKASLADQEEEGEAELAEEESGSDEEMADDKDDKGHEKNGDAKAAEASDEEDGSEDSEEDGGMDVDLANSDEDEEQEESESEGEEFGGFEDEAASESEDDEETARTRHQKELEAEAAGLPFSSANGGADEKAKKKSSQAKKIASKKRKEEEELERQKMMMSRKKRKLLEKMMYSNKKQSDEAAKLRSKRRKLEKGDK, from the exons ATGGCGAAGCTTAAGAAGAAGG GAACCTCTGGCCAGGCCAAAAACTACATTACCAGAACGCAGGCAGTCCGCAAACTGCAGATTTCGTTGCCTGACTTCCGTCGACTATGTATCTTCAAGG GTATCTATCCTCGTGAGCCccggaacaagaagaaggcctCGAAGACTTCGACTCCCAACACCACCTTCTACTACACCAAGGATATCCAATATCTACTCCACGAGCCCCTATTGGCCAAGTTCCGCGACCAGAAGTCTCTTGCGAAGAAGATCGCGCGCTCGTTAGGACGTGGAGAAGTTAGCGATGCTTCGCgcttggagaagaaccaTGCCCCGAAACTCACCCTGGACCACGTCATTAAGGAGCGTTATCCCACCTTCATTGACGCCCTCAGAGACTTGGATGATGCGCTTTCGCTGCTGTTCCTCTTTGCAAACCTCCCCTCATCCGCCCACGTGCCTCCCAAGACCATTGCGCTCTGTCAGCGATTGACCCATGAGTTCCAGCACTATCTGATCGCTACCAACTCCCTGCGCAAGTCTTTCCTCTCGATCAAGGGTATCTACTACCAGGCAACTATTCAAGGACAGGACATCATGTGGTTGGTTCCTTACCGATTCGTCCAGCGGGTGAACGGTGATGTCGACTACCGGATTATGGCCACTTTTGTCGAGTTTTACACTACCCTCCTGGGCTTCGTTAACTACCGTCTGTACTCATCGATTGGTCTGAGATACCCGCCCAAGTTCGATACCCGGAGCGATGAGAACGGTGCGGAATTGGCCGCTTTCACCCTCGAGGGTCGGTCCGTTGGCAACGTCCCCAAGGCCATCGAAGGGAATAGCACAAAGACAAACGCTCTTACGAACAAGGAGGTTTCGACTGAGGTCCAGAGTAAGGTTGACAAGGTGATCCATGACGCCGGATTGGATCAGACAAAGGATGAGAAGACCGTCGAGACTACCACGGAAGAATCGAACGATGCGATCGACAAGTTCGAGCCTGCCGCACCGGAAGCCGATACGCTCGACCAACCTGACCTGAGCGGAGCCGACGCCGGTTCTCTCTTCTCCCCCTTCACATTCTACATCTCGAGAGAAGCCCCGAAGGCTCCCTTGGAATTTATCCTCCGTGCGTTTGGCTGCACCCGGGTTGGCTGGGACGCTGTGTCTGGCGATGGTGCTTTCACCCACGACGAAACGGACCCCCGGATTACTCACCAGGTCGTGGATCGTCCTCCTCTCCCTGAGGGCGCTCTCCCGGCTGTTCCTGCTGCCAAGGAAGGTGCCGTGCCACAAGTCAAGCCTGGTACCCGGATTCCCGGTAGAACCTACGTCCAGCCCCAATGGATTTGGGATAGCATCAACGAGGGCAGACTTCTTCGTCCTGACCTTTACGCACCCGGTGCCACGCTGCCACCCCACTTGAGCCCGTGGGTCAAGCCTTCGAGGGGCGGTTACGACCCTAAGGCCAGTCTGGCAGAtcaggaagaagagggtgaGGCTGAGTTGGCCGAGGAAGAGAGTGGTAGCGACGAAGAGATGGCGGACGACAAGGACGACAAGGGTCACGAGAAGAACGGAGACGCCAAGGCCGCTGAGGCATctgacgaggaggatggttCCGAAGACTCCGAAGAAGACGGCGGTATGGACGTCGACCTTGCCAACtccgacgaagacgaggaacAGGAAGAGAGCGAGTCCGAAGGCGAGGAATTCGGTGGCTTCGAAGACGAAGCCGCATCCGAGTccgaagacgacgaggagaCCGCTCGCACTCGTCACCAGAAAGAACTCGAGGCCGAAGCTGCTGGTCTTCCTTTCTCGTCCGCCAACGGCGGCGCCGACgagaaggccaagaagaagtCCTCGCAGGCGAAGAAGATCGCCTccaagaagcgcaaggaggaggaagaactggagagacagaagatgatgatgagcCGTAAAAAGCGGAAGCtgttggagaagatgatgTACTCGAACAAGAAGCAGTCTGATGAGGCGGCGAAGCTGCGgt